The sequence TATCACTTACAGTACCTCTGTAACAATACACGTCCAGtggcaaaacaagaaaatgtgggcaaagtgtgtgtgtacttagAATACTTACGTTTTTGCCCAAGTTCCTCCAGTGCCAAAAAAGCGACTAACTGGTTGTCTATCGGGTTCTTGTGCTGCCTCAAATTTGTATTTTCCTGTCAATAAACCACCAGCCAGCTACGTGCAGATGCAATGCAAAATAAGTACATGCCATAAATAAAAAGTGATTAGTTGTTGCTACTGGATTATATGCATAGAACCGCATCCCAAGATGTCGTATGGCAGGAAACAATTCTTCTTCAACTTCCCTGCAGTCATTTCAAGTAAtaccaaaataaaaatatcCCTACAATCAATTCATCACTGGTTACCTTGTAATACCATTGTACATTCCTTGATACACAGTAGGAACTACCCAGCCATTTTGTTTGCAAATATAGTAAGCTTCAACCTAATAAAATACCAACTTAGTAGATACAATGATAGAGAGCACTATGGTTGCACAAATGTGAATGACTTACAACTTCCCATGCAGCATAATTTGACAGTCCCAACTCCTTGAACTTACCCTCTACAAAGTTGCATACCAACACACTGATCACAGCAACTGGCATTAGGCACAGTTTTCTGACCAACATATAATTGTTGACATGCTTCTAGTGTCTCTTTGATGGGTGTATTGTGATCAGGCATATGTAGATACAAGATGTCAACTGACTGCTTCTGAAGACACTGAAGAGAAAGGTTTGTTTGATCTGTAAGACTGTCTCGTCTCAAACCTACAATAATCAACACACTGAAACTAATTAAGCTAAATACCACACTGCTGAATATACTGTTAGGAGGAATTGGATTAGCCTTGGTTGCGATCGTAAACTACAAAAACAGTACATATTACCTCACAACAATTACAATGTAACAGTCACCAAACTACACTACCTTGTTTCGGAATTCAGCAGGTAGATTGCCTATGATCTTCTCTGATTGACCATTGCTATACCTACATAAATATGAATGTATGAAAACTAGCAACtagataataaattaatgcaAATAGAAATTCTAAAAATGACATTTTGATGGCCACAAGCGACAGTCACAACACAGAAAATTAAAGACAAAGTTGTTGCATTTCTATTTGCCCGATCCTGTTCCTGCTGCAGAACAGGGTCGCATTTCATTACCTCTTCTGGCTCTTCTGGCAGAGTCTTCTAAGACGTAGAAGAAATGGGCAGAGCCAAAGGTGTCAGAAGAGGTGTTTTCACTGAAACACTCagaagaagttggaagagatCGCGCTTGTGCAGTAAAGTTGCTAAACCGAATGTTTGCAAACAGAATAGATGAAAGTTTGTTGTATATACGAGCCAATTGCTTGTTACTTGACTGTGCACTACAAGCAGACTCTCGATCGTGATCATCCCTTGTCTCCAAACTTGGGGATCCCCAGGCTGTCACTTCACAAAAGACACCCATTTTCttctctgctgctgcttttaaCCTCTTCTGTCCTTTTCCAAAAAGGGTAAAGAAACACCCCACTTCTTCCGACATCTTCCAGAAGAGTCAGAAGAggtaaagaaatgcaccccagAAGCACTATGACTATGAGCAATGCTTTTGTTACACATCATATATACAATGTATAATGTTCTTCCCATTGGTTATGGAATGCTTTGACTGCTAGTCTCCAAAGAGTTTGgaatatttaaaaaaatagCTAAAAAACAACTTTTTGCAGAGGACTAATTTTGAGTAGAGCTGTAACCAACCTCCATGAGTGACTGTCAGTTAGATTGTGGGAATACAATGCCCGCATGACTTTGCGGAGATTGTTGCTGGAGGCACAAGACTTGTTTAATGTAGCTTAAGAATATAATATCTAGATACGAAAGAAAGATCGCGAGAGAAAATTCCACCGTAAATGGTTAAACAGAATGTAATTCTGAAACAGTTCAACTCAAAGGccgtttatattaatttacttatACATACAAAGGTATATGGCGATCATGAATGATCTGTGCAATAGCATTTTCATGCATTGCTATAGTATACCTTCGATAGCTAGGGTTGCCTCAAATTGGTAATAACGTAATGAGAAGCTGTGACCGCATGACAGTTAGAAATCTAGCTGTACGTTCCAATAAGCTTAATTAAGGATCAGTGTAAGAAGAAGCTCAAGTTGAAATCTAGAGAATTCAAGCTGAAATAGAATTTTACACCTGATAACCTAAACCCAGAAAAGAGGCAATTCTGCAGCAAGTTAGGATACCAGCTAAATGGTGTGCACGAAATACACGAGTGGTCGAttcagtcacgtgattgacAACTTTATGATTCCATCATGCAGGCGATCTGCTTTTCCTACATTCTTGCTGTATCAAGTTCATTGAAGCCACTCTGTAGAAACAGCTCCAGTACTTGACTAGACTGCAACACCATACCTACACAATTAGTTCTAGACTACCGCATGACGTTCTTACCACAACTTACCTCTTCTTTGCTCATGCGACGTCCAAACTCCATTGTACCATAAACAACTTTTACAGTCGCCATCACGCTATTTTGCAGGGCGCGATTGGTTAATCACATACGGGGAAACTTCGATCACGTGCTCAGCGTAGCAACGTCATGGAAAACAGCAGTCCAGATTCCTACGCTAGCGAAGAAAGCAAGCGAGAAAACAGTGAGGAAAGTATACAACTTGTTGATGAGAAAGGCCAAGATGTGACGAATGTGGATGAAAAATGTACGCAGCAAACACAAGACGAAGATGGAGAACAAGTCCTGGTAGAAAAAGATGGAAAATTTGAGTTGGTCAATGCATCAGAAGTGAACGCTCATTGGAGCCCGCAGTCAATACAGACAGTCTTGGAGGCGATCAACATTAGCGATGTAGGAACGATGAATGATGTACTTGCAGAACACGGCGAAGAAAAGGCTGGAAATGTAAAGTCAACATGTATAAGAGAGACAGAGGCACATAATGAAGTTGATGTGCATCCACCTGACGAGGAAATCAGGCGTATTTTGGATGAACTAAAAGCAGAGAATAGTTTGGTTACTAGTGGATCCGGAAATGACAACGTTCATTGTGATACAGAGATGACCAGAGCACTTGTATCTGAACCTGCACTACAATCGCTCGTGTCACCAGTTTTACAGTCAGAAAGGGAAGTTTCTGTACACGCACAGAATGTACTGTACTTCCCTTCAGGTGGTCATCTAGCGGCTAGTTCTATAAATCACAGAAAAGAAAAGTTAAAATATTCGAATGGGCCCAGCAATCAGCAACAGGACAATGAAGCTGCAAGACGGCTTCAAGCTCAGGAAGCATTTAGGGCTTGGCTTTCTGCAAAGAAAGAACAGAAAAAGGCAAAATTACAGAGTACTAGAATTGCGATGGAAATGCAACAGGGCTTTTCATGGACTGCGAGATCACAAGCTAGTAGGGAGGACTGTGATGCTAGATTTGGAGAATGGCTTCAGGAGAAGAAAAGGCAGAGGCATCGTGAATTACAGCTACAGACCAGACAGCAGCAGTTATTGGATGAAGAAATAGTAAAGCCATCTGAACACGAAATTGAAACAGCTTACAAACGGTAAAGTATCTAAAGAACagaattttgttgttttatacAATGATGACTTTGTTCCAGATGGTTGAAGGGTAagaaaaagcaaaaatttGCAGCAAAAACAAAGGCAGAGTCTGtccagaagcagcagaaactGGAAGCAAGACGTATTAAACAGTCTCTTGATATGAGGTACTGTCCATGTTATTGTGTTCTGCTTGTGGGCATGTGCTTGTGCAGTCTcccatagccagaccctttttaCCACATCATACTTTCAGGTGAGAAGTATGTATGACTCTGctaaaagggtctggctatagGTGAGACTATATATAGTGCTTGTGCACCAATGGTGATCATGCacattctttgttgtttgaagGTTCTCAATGGCTTAAATCTGAATTATACAATTGAGCAATATCCCAAGTTACTTTTTCAAGTGTACATGCTAGAATATGCTTGCTGCATGCAGTGATACTGTCTTTGTCAGGATTGCTAATCAGGTATGATTTTAGTTACACTGCTTTTCTGCATGCACGTTACTTATATAATTTCTGCGTACATTCCACTTAGAATGTGATTATTTGGAATTTTATGGTGTATTATTGACTACCACAGTGAGTGTATACGTGCCTTGCACTAAAAATTCCTATAAACGACTCTTTTATTTAGTCAAACGCGTACATATGCGTATTGTCAAAATTTAGTAGAAAGCTAGTCTTGTTTATTACTCCTGTGCATTTGTACGCCGCGTGAGCAATGCGCATACTGTATGGTGTTGTGGGCCAGCCCCGTTATCCTAGTTACCATAGCAACTTCGTCCTCATGGGTTGCGGCAGTACGAGAAGCGTTACTGTCTCCTTTCAAGTGCCAGTAGGCGGATCTGGATCTGTACAGACACAACCATCGTTTGAAGATTCACTTTCAGCTGCTCATGATAGTGAAACATCGGTTATGCCTCTTCGAGCAGCCTGCAGCTGCAGCTCGTCAACAGGTACCGGTCATGTGAAAGGAGAAAGTGACACACAATCAGCTCATAACTCTTGCAAGATGGAGATTCATGCGAACATTGCTGCTGAAAATGGTGAGCCAGATGGGCGAGAGTTAGCAGTATCTGACACGACAGGAAGGGAAAAGCACACGACACCTTATAAAGAAACAACATCATTCTGTGACGCGTACGATCACAACAATACACGTATCACCAATACAACGACACGTTTACGTCAGTTGCATGACAATGAAGTGAAGCAAGATGCATACGATGAATCTGTGCAGAGGGTGCTGCAAACTAAATCAGCAGATGAAGTTGAAGGTAAAGAAAGCAATTTCAATGGAGACCATAACATGGTTGATGACGAAGGAAGTGTAGATCAAGCAACTATAGTAGTACAACATAATTCAGGTTCAAGAGACATTTGTGAACGTTCTTCTAAGGCAATATTAATAGAACACAAGAAGGATAATCCAGTACATATGGAAGAGAAAGATAGTCAGAACTCGAGCTCACAGCTGTCCGATAAAAGATTACTGAGTGGGGGATCAGGCATTAGGTTAGCATTACAACAACTACCAGAGTGCCAAAAAGACACCGCCACATCATACTTCTCTGCAGATCATAGCACAAAGGAATTGTCTGATAATAACACTGCAGACAGTGATCAAGAAACAGCATTGCTTACTACATGTGTAGTTGAAGATGTCATCAGTAATACTTGTAGTGCAAGTACAGAGTCACCAAAGCCTAGCGAAGAGACACCTACTAAGGCTATTAATAGTTTTCCAAAGCAACTTGTTTCACCAAAAATCAGAGAACTGCAAAAAGTGCTGGGATTCATCTCTGATGATGCAACAGAAATAGATGGAGGGACAACAGATATGACAAAAGCACTAAATCCTTTTGATAAAAGAGCTGCACAAGATGTTCATAAGTTTGGTTTATTGAAAACCCCACCTATAGGCAGCCATTCATTTCCTTTTCATGGTGACTAAGTGTATTGCAAGTTGAAGAGATGTATATATCTAGTGGTAATATACTAGCAAGTTGTGTGAGCATATATAAAGATATTACACTACTCTGCTCTTAGATTGTGAACAAATTGAATGGAATTGAGAAACAACACATAGACTTGTAGAGTATGCATGGCaaacattaaaataaataGCAACCCCCAAATCTCAACTTAGCTAATGCCATTGATGGTCTGACATTTCCATGCAGCTCCACGTCCTTTAGCTACAAGAAATGGAATTGGAATGGCATCCAACTCTACTCTTTCCTCGTGACCTATATACACTAACAGTTAAACATCTCACCACTAACTTACCACTTTATGCTCATGCACTGCAATTAGAAAGAGCTTTGCAATATGCAACCAATCAGACAAATCTTATTCAGCTAGTCATTTAGTCATTCGACAACTAATCAATAACTTCATTAGAAACCTCAAGGTTAATTCAGTCTTTCATAAAAAAGAATGTAAGCTTGACTTGACCTAACTCGGTCTTCACTCACACAACTAACTTTGGAGTCACTGATATGATACCAATTACTTTCTGTGCCAGTTGCCACAGCCTTGCTTTCAACCACAACTTCATTTAATTCTGGAATATCTTGTTTATGATTCAGTTGGCATGGTGATGAACGAAGTTTAACATATGCGGTATAATGACCACTTCGTAATGTTCCAACATGTTCCACAATACCATACAAAGAGTACAGAATACGACCTTCTTCATTGGCTGGAgtctacatgcacatacacaaacatttaCAATCACAATGCAGCAGCAAAATTTACGTTTGTTGCACAGAAACCTTGCAACTGCCAGTGCAGAAAGGTGCCAAGTCTAGAATAAATGGAAAAAGCACAGCTTCTGTGATCTTTTGGAGACCATACCTGACCTGTTGAAAACGTTTCAAATGAAGAGTAAGCACTGGTGGAAGACGATGAAGAAGCAGTTGTTTCGTAGCAACTGTGTACACAGGAGGCATTGTGGGCTTTGTTTCCAATGGTGACTTTGCTGGTGTTTCAGATTCATGTCTATCACCTTGATTTTCACTCATGCCACTATCACTGCTCTCACAACAATCTACATacaaaatcaaataaacaTGCTGTGAAAAATAACaagaacagacaacagacggGTCATAACTTAAGAGAGCAATCAGACTGATTAAGCAGGCCAACACGAACAAGCAAACAGGATTGCAAGAGCAAGTGAATGAATGCATATGctcagcaacaacaaaccatCACTGTTTTCCATTGATGATATGGTGTTTTTGTCATCGATGTTATCATTTTCTTCATCTGGCTCCAAGTGAACAAATTTACTGCTGTTGTCTTCACCAACTGTAACAGTCTGTTGTTTCTTTAAAGCAAGCTTTGTGCACTGATTACAGCTAAACTTGTTCATGCCGTCTAATACCTCTGTAGAGCTGAACCGAGCCAAACAAGCTTGAACAGACAATTCTCCATGTTTGGGTAAATACGGAGGAGCAAGTGTTCCAGTCAACAGTTTTGAACATAAAACTTCTGTAATAGCATCATTAGCATCAGAAACAGCTGTTTCTGCCCGTTGACTAATCTGCATACCAAGATTCAGTTGCTTGGTGTTGTGCACAACATTGCCTTTACTTTCATAGTGACCACTATCATCTACTTTGTCAGCATTAGCAAGACCCTCTAATTCATCAGCTGCACCAGTGGTTGAAATACTGGACTCTAGAGTATTAATTTGAAATTGATCAATGATATCtatgtttctttgtcttgCAAAACCATTTTCAGTGACTGTTTTGGCACTCAATGTTCTGTTGTCATCTTCACATGCCATTTCCTGGACTGAAAGTAGATCAATACTATCGTAGCTGTTTGACATTACATTTTCTTTCCCCTCAGTTGTTGTTTCGGTAACTTTACATCCCTGTTGCAACATTTTCTCAGCATTCTGTATCATTCCATTAACTTTATCTTGAATTTGTAATATTTCAAAACTGCAGCAAAGGTCTGTATCGCTAGACTGCTCTAGTTTAGGTGAAACACACTCAACATTGCCATCAGTAATACTTGCTGCTGCATCATGCAATTCAGTTGTCTTTGATTTGACAACACATTGACATTCTCCATCATCTTCAGATGGTTTCATTAGATCACC is a genomic window of Corticium candelabrum chromosome 11, ooCorCand1.1, whole genome shotgun sequence containing:
- the LOC134187474 gene encoding coiled-coil domain-containing protein 181-like, with amino-acid sequence MENSSPDSYASEESKRENSEESIQLVDEKGQDVTNVDEKCTQQTQDEDGEQVLVEKDGKFELVNASEVNAHWSPQSIQTVLEAINISDVGTMNDVLAEHGEEKAGNVKSTCIRETEAHNEVDVHPPDEEIRRILDELKAENSLVTSGSGNDNVHCDTEMTRALVSEPALQSLVSPVLQSEREVSVHAQNVLYFPSGGHLAASSINHRKEKLKYSNGPSNQQQDNEAARRLQAQEAFRAWLSAKKEQKKAKLQSTRIAMEMQQGFSWTARSQASREDCDARFGEWLQEKKRQRHRELQLQTRQQQLLDEEIVKPSEHEIETAYKRWLKGKKKQKFAAKTKAESVQKQQKLEARRIKQSLDMRFSMA
- the LOC134187471 gene encoding aflatoxin B1 aldehyde reductase member 2-like isoform X1; its protein translation is MATVKVVYGTMEFGRRMSKEESSQVLELFLQSGFNELDTARMYSNGQSEKIIGNLPAEFRNKFTIATKANPIPPNSLRRDSLTDQTNLSLQCLQKQSVDILYLHMPDHNTPIKETLEACQQLYVEGKFKELGLSNYAAWEVVEAYYICKQNGWVVPTVYQGMYNGITREVEEELFPAIRHLGMRFYAYNPLAGGLLTGKYKFEAAQEPDRQPVSRFFGTGGTWAKTYRNRYWNEAYFGAIQLIHNSLKKTYGTHQDGSLKVSLVDAAIRWLKWHSKLSAEQGDGIILGTTSLKQTKEDLDAYLGGPLDADVVGVFDEAWQMTKAFCPHYFR
- the LOC134187471 gene encoding aflatoxin B1 aldehyde reductase member 2-like isoform X2 codes for the protein MVLQSSQVLELFLQSGFNELDTARMYSNGQSEKIIGNLPAEFRNKFTIATKANPIPPNSLRRDSLTDQTNLSLQCLQKQSVDILYLHMPDHNTPIKETLEACQQLYVEGKFKELGLSNYAAWEVVEAYYICKQNGWVVPTVYQGMYNGITREVEEELFPAIRHLGMRFYAYNPLAGGLLTGKYKFEAAQEPDRQPVSRFFGTGGTWAKTYRNRYWNEAYFGAIQLIHNSLKKTYGTHQDGSLKVSLVDAAIRWLKWHSKLSAEQGDGIILGTTSLKQTKEDLDAYLGGPLDADVVGVFDEAWQMTKAFCPHYFR
- the LOC134187056 gene encoding uncharacterized protein LOC134187056; the protein is MPLRAACSCSSSTGTGHVKGESDTQSAHNSCKMEIHANIAAENGEPDGRELAVSDTTGREKHTTPYKETTSFCDAYDHNNTRITNTTTRLRQLHDNEVKQDAYDESVQRVLQTKSADEVEGKESNFNGDHNMVDDEGSVDQATIVVQHNSGSRDICERSSKAILIEHKKDNPVHMEEKDSQNSSSQLSDKRLLSGGSGIRLALQQLPECQKDTATSYFSADHSTKELSDNNTADSDQETALLTTCVVEDVISNTCSASTESPKPSEETPTKAINSFPKQLVSPKIRELQKVLGFISDDATEIDGGTTDMTKALNPFDKRAAQDVHKFGLLKTPPIGSHSFPFHGD
- the LOC134187473 gene encoding ubiquitin carboxyl-terminal hydrolase 16-like isoform X3; translated protein: MLLTPKHIALLSILQLGKFGAMNVMMMFCLMHLVSCMLVLRIFERCLCLRRASDFHNLLQTPLLLLCLSEDALQAPHVLNPPELPPLTVQRCKEAGSLTLALQQFFVHMASSTRGVVSPKQLFAEVCRKAARFRGFQQQDSQELLRYLLDVMKTEEIRRIKLGILECFGSKEKKRIDGMEEETKQKIRTYGRCATRTFVDSVFGGELASTVVCQQCNDVSVVYESFLDLSLSLQHESVPVAVLPKKGGKRGVQAAAAAALFQGGNSQANAVSKHKHKQMAKKKRKNAKKKNFQKVKMNVASQSDQGADESGSSRDQTSHIIVTNMYENNEQLQSQDIDVKHTFTELQNVNDFTNQGDCMTVQSVGGQQDAGDRDQITDGDLMKPSEDDGECQCVVKSKTTELHDAAASITDGNVECVSPKLEQSSDTDLCCSFEILQIQDKVNGMIQNAEKMLQQGCKVTETTTEGKENVMSNSYDSIDLLSVQEMACEDDNRTLSAKTVTENGFARQRNIDIIDQFQINTLESSISTTGAADELEGLANADKVDDSGHYESKGNVVHNTKQLNLGMQISQRAETAVSDANDAITEVLCSKLLTGTLAPPYLPKHGELSVQACLARFSSTEVLDGMNKFSCNQCTKLALKKQQTVTVGEDNSSKFVHLEPDEENDNIDDKNTISSMENSDDCCESSDSGMSENQGDRHESETPAKSPLETKPTMPPVYTVATKQLLLHRLPPVLTLHLKRFQQVRYGLQKITEAVLFPFILDLAPFCTGSCKTPANEEGRILYSLYGIVEHVGTLRSGHYTAYVKLRSSPCQLNHKQDIPELNEVVVESKAVATGTESNWYHISDSKVSCVSEDRVRSSQAYILFYERLN